One window from the genome of Helicoverpa zea isolate HzStark_Cry1AcR chromosome 6, ilHelZeax1.1, whole genome shotgun sequence encodes:
- the LOC124631494 gene encoding carbonyl reductase [NADPH] 1-like: MYDVALVVGAASNLGYQVLKKLTENYHGKIYFTAEDETTGFNILKNLERENLDLNFLQMDVTYTKSIIKVRHYIQDLDERIDLIINVTDYVPEKKISHAEIVRRTLSVNFYGYINFGKLVYPILNENARVVNVSGPAGLLATIENDEIRQRISDPKLTEDELVAILQDYEQAARRGTEKTEGWGMSVHSVSKVALNAVTFLQHREWADRGIVINCVNPGNLNSREGRKTAKMYEEGAKAILYLAFEAPLSLKGNFVWSNYSVIEWNSDPYVEVTTV, from the coding sequence ATGTACGACGTCGCTCTAGTCGTCGGCGCCGCCAGTAACCTCGGCTACCAAGTACTCAAGAAACTAACAGAAAACTACCATGGAAAAATCTACTTCACCGCAGAAGACGAGACCACGGGATTCAACATACTCAAAAACCTGGAAAGAGAAAACTTAGATCTGAACTTCTTACAAATGGACGTCACTTACACCAAGAGTATTATCAAGGTCAGACATTACATCCAAGATTTAGACGAGAGAATAGACTTGATCATAAACGTGACCGACTACGTGCCAGAGAAGAAAATATCTCACGCTGAAATTGTTAGAAGAACGCTCAGTGTCAATTTCTATGGATATATCAATTTTGGGAAGTTAGTGTACCCGATACTTAATGAGAACGCCAGAGTTGTGAACGTTTCTGGCCCTGCTGGATTGCTAGCTACTATAGAGAACGATGAAATTAGACAGAGAATAAGTGATCCGAAACTAACTGAAGATGAGCTGGTTGCTATTTTGCAAGATTACGAACAGGCAGCTAGAAGAGGGACCGAGAAGACTGAGGGGTGGGGCATGAGTGTGCATTCTGTGAGCAAAGTCGCTTTAAATGCCGTCACATTCTTACAACACAGAGAATGGGCAGACAGAGGAATAGTGATCAACTGCGTTAACCCTGGGAATTTGAACAGCAGAGAAGGAAGAAAAACGGCGAAGATGTATGAGGAAGGAGCTAAAGCGATCCTGTACTTGGCCTTTGAAGCACCTCTGTCACTGAAGGGTAATTTCGTGTGGAGCAACTATTCTGTGATTGAATGGAACTCTGACCCCTATGTAGAAGTGACGACCGTGTGA